A window of the Brassica napus cultivar Da-Ae chromosome A2, Da-Ae, whole genome shotgun sequence genome harbors these coding sequences:
- the BNAA02G28770D gene encoding TLC domain-containing protein At5g14285: METITSLKDLPFFFSVFVFVYLLGYLYVFRRWSPASRPLASSCLISLLHGVSAVYLAARALLSDPNRGFSSPNTPSQNSVLDFSSAYFLADLLHLAVFPSPAGGDALFAAHHAAVLFVFLTCRYLVSHGACALLALLIVAEATSACQNSWTLADARGPDAPLAVSLHRFVTVPFYASYSVCRCVLAPLLIVKMTWFYVSGGADDVIPRWVWVSWTVVIVVAVSVSVLWIRNLWVLFFKEKRNSKIAKKIQ, encoded by the coding sequence ATGGAGACAATCACGAGTTTGAAGGATCTGCCATTCTTCTTCTCAGTCTTCGTCTTCGTCTACCTCCTCGGCTACTTATACGTCTTCCGCAGATGGAGCCCAGCGTCTCGCCCCTTAGCCTCCAGCTGCTTAATCTCCCTCCTCCACGGCGTCTCCGCCGTCTACCTCGCCGCGCGCGCTCTCCTCTCCGACCCCAACCGCGGCTTCTCCTCCCCCAACACTCCGTCCCAAAACTCCGTCCTCGACTTCAGCTCCGCTTACTTCCTCGCCGATCTCCTCCACCTCGCCGTCTTCCCCTCCCCCGCCGGCGGAGACGCGCTCTTCGCCGCGCACCACGCCGCCGTGCTCTTCGTCTTCCTCACGTGCCGGTATTTGGTATCCCACGGCGCGTGCGCTCTCCTCGCGCTCCTCATCGTCGCCGAGGCCACGAGCGCGTGCCAGAACTCGTGGACACTCGCGGACGCGCGCGGCCCCGACGCTCCTCTCGCGGTGAGTCTGCACCGTTTCGTTACGGTGCCGTTTTACGCGTCGTATAGTGTTTGCAGGTGCGTTCTCGCGCCGTTGCTTATCGTTAAGATGACGTGGTTTTACGTCAGTGGAGGGGCTGATGACGTCATACCGAGGTGGGTTTGGGTGTCGTGGACCGTCGTTATTGTCGTTGCCGTTTCCGTTAGTGTTCTTTGGATTCGGAATTTGTGGGTACTATTCttcaaagaaaaaagaaattctaaaATTGCTAAAAAGATTCAATAA